A genomic window from Oceanobacillus timonensis includes:
- a CDS encoding ABC transporter substrate-binding protein — MKKKSLGFLIMVFLMLLLVACGSGNDSGEAAEDNGNDSKEAEEQYKIGILAPEVTHGWVAAVAYHAEERVKELGDQVDYQIQTSSNAEQMTSQLDDLTTWGADAIVAFPQWEGMEVPIQNAIDSGITVVNFDIAIDVEGVYRVAGDNEDMGVQGANYIVDKIGEEGNVVVLEVPSSGSVSELRTKGFEEAMAEIAPDMNLMTYATEFTREDGLADFSDILTSVEEIDAVYSIDDETSVGVLQAIQESGRTDIQVVTGGGGMQEYFEMMPENEDVWIQSALYSPIMVKDAVDIAIDVLNGEDVEEETIIPTTVVDRDNYEEFLDENSPY; from the coding sequence ATGAAGAAAAAAAGTTTGGGCTTTTTAATAATGGTTTTTCTCATGCTTTTATTGGTTGCTTGTGGGTCGGGAAATGATTCTGGTGAGGCGGCAGAAGATAACGGAAATGACAGCAAGGAAGCGGAAGAGCAATATAAAATCGGTATTCTTGCTCCAGAAGTAACACATGGCTGGGTTGCTGCAGTTGCTTATCATGCCGAAGAACGCGTAAAAGAATTAGGCGATCAAGTCGATTATCAAATTCAAACCAGCAGTAATGCGGAACAAATGACTTCCCAATTGGATGATTTAACGACTTGGGGAGCAGATGCCATCGTAGCTTTCCCACAATGGGAAGGCATGGAAGTCCCGATTCAAAATGCCATTGACAGTGGGATAACCGTCGTTAACTTTGATATCGCGATTGATGTGGAAGGCGTTTACCGTGTCGCAGGCGATAATGAAGATATGGGAGTCCAAGGAGCGAATTACATTGTAGATAAAATTGGAGAGGAAGGAAATGTGGTTGTCCTTGAAGTGCCTTCATCCGGATCGGTATCTGAATTACGAACAAAAGGATTCGAGGAAGCCATGGCAGAAATTGCTCCAGATATGAACCTGATGACATATGCTACAGAATTCACGCGGGAAGATGGATTAGCTGACTTCTCCGATATCCTGACTTCTGTTGAGGAGATTGATGCCGTTTATTCGATTGACGACGAGACTTCTGTCGGTGTCCTGCAGGCAATTCAAGAATCAGGAAGAACAGATATTCAAGTCGTTACCGGCGGTGGTGGCATGCAGGAATATTTTGAAATGATGCCAGAAAATGAAGATGTCTGGATTCAATCCGCATTATACAGCCCTATTATGGTAAAAGATGCTGTTGACATCGCAATAGATGTTCTAAATGGCGAAGATGTAGAAGAAGAGACCATCATTCCAACCACTGTCGTTGACCGGGATAACTATGAAGAATTCCTGGATGAAAATTCACCGTATTAA